The proteins below are encoded in one region of Patescibacteria group bacterium:
- the ruvA gene encoding Holliday junction branch migration protein RuvA, translating into MITYLKGTIKYKNKGYIVLDVHDVGYQVFVLPLLLEKSIVDSGIELYTYQNVTENKVELYGFRNISELEFFVQLIQISGIGPKSAIGVMNQASIEDIKRAIIHGDSSMLTSVSGIGKKTAERIILELKNKIDISDKENKEFLQESGFQEDADAIDGLVSLGYSLREAREAIKHIPKEAKTVEEKVKASLKVLGRK; encoded by the coding sequence ATGATTACGTATTTAAAGGGGACTATCAAGTATAAGAATAAAGGATATATTGTTCTGGATGTTCACGATGTCGGATATCAGGTTTTTGTATTGCCTCTTTTGCTTGAAAAATCAATTGTTGATTCGGGGATTGAACTCTATACATATCAGAATGTTACAGAAAATAAAGTTGAGTTGTATGGTTTCAGGAATATCTCAGAATTGGAATTTTTTGTACAGTTGATCCAGATTTCCGGGATCGGACCGAAATCAGCCATTGGTGTCATGAACCAGGCAAGTATCGAAGATATCAAACGAGCGATTATTCATGGCGACTCATCAATGCTGACAAGTGTTTCCGGTATCGGGAAAAAGACGGCTGAGCGGATTATCTTGGAGTTGAAAAATAAAATTGATATTTCGGACAAAGAGAATAAGGAATTTTTGCAGGAATCCGGTTTTCAAGAAGATGCGGATGCGATTGATGGTCTGGTCAGTTTGGGGTATTCGCTCAGAGAGGCAAGAGAGGCAATTAAGCATATTCCAAAAGAGGCAAAAACGGTGGAAGAAAAAGTTAAAGCATCACTCAAAGTTTTAGGCAGAAAGTAG
- a CDS encoding adenylyltransferase/cytidyltransferase family protein, whose protein sequence is MRKVMVFGAFDILHPGHVDFFEQAKKHGDYLVAVVARDNTISQVKNHIPQKPQNERLEAVQNQPTVDRAVLGYEGDKYQIIREIAPDVICLGYDQIAFTELLETKLKEFNLNTKIVRLKPFHPEKFKSSKLNK, encoded by the coding sequence ATGAGGAAAGTCATGGTGTTCGGCGCATTCGACATTCTCCATCCCGGGCATGTTGATTTTTTTGAACAAGCAAAAAAACACGGAGATTATTTAGTGGCTGTTGTTGCCAGAGACAATACCATCAGCCAGGTTAAAAACCATATCCCGCAAAAACCGCAAAATGAAAGGCTGGAAGCGGTACAAAATCAACCCACTGTTGACCGGGCGGTACTGGGATATGAAGGTGATAAGTACCAAATCATCCGAGAGATCGCACCAGACGTTATCTGTCTGGGATATGATCAGATAGCTTTCACTGAACTTCTGGAGACCAAACTGAAAGAGTTCAATTTAAATACTAAAATTGTCCGGCTTAAACCTTTTCATCCGGAAAAATTCAAAAGTTCCAAATTAAACAAATAA
- a CDS encoding helix-turn-helix domain-containing protein: MPKPGSPISKILVQIGLTDKEAVVYEALLTLGKAGMGELLKKIPYKRGNTYDLMRALIDKGLVTETMTKGKKVFVIEPPERIKVLLDEREKTVQQQAKTLNANYESLNSLYRITMNKPGVRFYEGIEGIKLVLKDTIVNNTSKQIKTFSDVAGYAKYLKVWNQSYYAPLRKKLGIIERVIIPDNAEALAHMRSYQANEVTQILFIDHKNYPFATEINIYENKVSFVTFSDRAHIGIIIDNMEIFQTFSSVFELCWSLGSVALKNRQPDYAALSNSVPASVERRDSTGSTT, from the coding sequence ATGCCCAAACCTGGCTCCCCTATTTCGAAAATCCTGGTCCAAATCGGCTTAACTGACAAAGAAGCAGTCGTCTATGAAGCGCTCCTTACGCTGGGCAAGGCCGGCATGGGAGAACTATTAAAAAAAATACCCTACAAAAGAGGGAATACTTACGATTTAATGCGTGCATTAATTGACAAGGGCCTCGTAACAGAAACGATGACAAAAGGTAAGAAAGTTTTTGTGATCGAACCTCCGGAAAGAATAAAAGTCCTGCTAGATGAAAGAGAGAAGACAGTTCAACAACAGGCAAAAACTTTAAACGCCAACTATGAATCATTGAATTCACTTTACCGTATTACAATGAATAAACCGGGAGTACGATTTTATGAAGGCATTGAGGGTATTAAGCTAGTGCTTAAAGATACAATTGTAAATAATACATCTAAACAGATTAAAACATTTTCAGATGTGGCAGGCTATGCTAAATATCTTAAAGTATGGAACCAGTCATATTATGCACCGCTCAGGAAAAAACTTGGGATCATAGAAAGAGTAATTATTCCTGACAATGCCGAAGCGCTTGCCCATATGCGCAGTTATCAAGCAAATGAAGTTACTCAGATCCTCTTCATTGATCACAAGAACTATCCTTTCGCAACAGAGATAAATATTTATGAAAACAAAGTTTCCTTTGTGACTTTCTCAGATCGAGCGCACATCGGGATCATTATTGATAATATGGAAATCTTTCAAACATTTTCGTCAGTGTTCGAACTCTGCTGGTCACTCGGGTCTGTTGCACTAAAGAATCGTCAGCCCGATTATGCGGCATTATCAAATTCTGTGCCGGCGAGTGTTGAAAGACGGGATTCAACTGGTTCGACCACATAG
- the uvrB gene encoding excinuclease ABC subunit UvrB: MNKFKLESSFKPTGDQPQAIEKIVAGLNKGMRDQTLLGVTGSGKTFTMANVIARVQRPTLIISHNKTLAAQLASEFRDFFPHNAVQYFVSYYDYYQPEAYIARTDTYIEKETDINQEIDRLRHASTQELISRRDVIIVASVSCIYGLGEPTEYKDEGIVINKKNNLNRKQFLKDLVTIQYKRNDTFLGRGTFRIRGDVVDIFPIFSEKIAYQIQFWGDSVDQIKEIDALTGAVHGNLDEIVIYPATHYLVPFAKQELAMKNIRADMKKQVAQFQQENKLIEAQRIEQRTKYDLEMIKETGFCSGIENYSRYFDGRNAGDPPYTLLDYFPDDFLMFIDESHMTVPQIGAMYGGDRSRKNSLVDFGFRLPSAKDNRPLNFEEFDKKIKQVVYVSATPADYERKLSKQIVEQLVRPTGLLDPTIEIKPTKHQIDDLLAEIQKRVKKHQRVLVTVLTKRMAEEMSEYLKEMGIAVHYLHSEIDTFKRLEILRELRLGTYDVIVGINLLREGLDIPEVSLIAILDADKEGFLRSATALVQTMGRAARHQEGHIIMYADRLTDSMRKAISETNRRRDNQIKYNKERGITPQSIIKAIKTERLSGGKIEEEETDKFDASIVPKEELSYVINSMQNQMDLAAKNLEFEKAAMLRDQIMELKKEQKK, from the coding sequence ATGAATAAATTTAAGCTGGAGTCTAGTTTTAAACCAACCGGCGATCAACCGCAGGCGATTGAGAAGATTGTGGCGGGACTGAACAAAGGTATGCGCGATCAGACCCTGCTCGGCGTTACCGGCAGTGGAAAAACATTTACCATGGCCAATGTCATTGCTAGGGTGCAGCGGCCAACTTTGATTATCTCCCATAACAAAACCCTGGCGGCACAACTGGCTTCCGAATTCCGGGATTTCTTTCCCCATAACGCCGTTCAGTATTTTGTATCATATTATGACTACTACCAGCCAGAAGCATACATCGCCCGCACTGATACATATATTGAAAAAGAAACTGACATCAACCAGGAAATTGACCGCCTGCGTCACGCTTCCACCCAGGAACTGATTTCGCGACGGGATGTAATAATTGTTGCTTCCGTTTCCTGTATTTACGGACTTGGCGAACCGACGGAATATAAGGATGAAGGAATTGTTATCAACAAAAAAAATAATCTTAATCGGAAGCAATTTTTAAAAGATCTGGTCACGATCCAATATAAAAGAAATGATACATTCCTCGGCCGTGGGACATTCCGCATCCGTGGGGATGTCGTCGATATCTTCCCGATATTTTCGGAAAAGATCGCCTATCAGATTCAGTTCTGGGGCGACAGTGTTGACCAGATCAAGGAAATTGACGCACTGACCGGTGCGGTACATGGAAATCTAGATGAGATTGTCATTTATCCTGCCACGCATTATCTGGTTCCTTTTGCCAAGCAGGAATTGGCCATGAAAAATATCAGGGCGGATATGAAAAAGCAGGTGGCACAATTCCAGCAAGAAAATAAATTGATTGAAGCGCAAAGGATAGAACAGCGGACCAAATATGATTTGGAGATGATTAAAGAAACCGGATTCTGCAGTGGGATTGAAAACTATTCCCGCTATTTTGACGGCCGGAATGCCGGCGACCCTCCCTATACTCTGTTGGATTATTTCCCGGATGATTTTCTGATGTTCATCGATGAATCGCACATGACCGTTCCACAAATCGGCGCGATGTACGGCGGTGACCGTTCACGCAAAAATTCGCTGGTTGATTTTGGCTTCCGCCTGCCGTCCGCGAAAGACAACCGTCCGCTCAATTTTGAAGAGTTTGATAAAAAAATAAAGCAGGTCGTTTATGTTTCCGCCACTCCGGCTGATTATGAACGAAAGCTAAGTAAGCAGATTGTAGAACAGCTGGTCCGACCGACCGGGCTTCTGGATCCAACTATTGAGATCAAACCGACCAAGCATCAGATAGACGATCTGCTGGCGGAAATACAAAAACGGGTGAAGAAACACCAACGGGTTTTGGTTACCGTACTGACGAAAAGAATGGCAGAAGAGATGTCAGAATACCTGAAAGAAATGGGGATCGCCGTTCACTATTTGCATTCGGAAATCGATACTTTCAAAAGATTAGAAATTTTAAGAGAACTTCGTTTGGGCACATACGACGTAATAGTGGGAATCAATTTATTACGTGAGGGACTGGATATCCCTGAAGTATCTTTGATTGCGATACTGGACGCGGACAAGGAAGGATTTTTAAGAAGTGCCACAGCGCTGGTCCAGACCATGGGCCGGGCTGCCCGTCATCAGGAGGGCCACATTATAATGTATGCGGACAGACTGACCGATTCTATGCGGAAAGCGATCAGCGAAACCAACCGCCGGAGAGATAACCAGATTAAATATAATAAGGAACGCGGGATTACCCCTCAATCAATCATTAAAGCAATTAAAACTGAACGGCTTTCGGGAGGAAAAATTGAGGAAGAGGAGACAGATAAATTTGATGCCAGTATTGTACCGAAGGAAGAATTATCCTATGTAATAAATAGTATGCAAAACCAGATGGATCTGGCCGCCAAGAACCTGGAATTCGAAAAGGCGGCGATGCTACGTGATCAGATAATGGAACTGAAAAAGGAGCAGAAAAAATGA
- a CDS encoding HD domain-containing protein: protein MNVLWTHDFLRKLVQNGVSEENQPLLFDPAHHNTTWHEHSLMRHNALVVESAQRILALTGVDVVTAAVFHDLGKLGMFDNAIATGDYFFAGHEQLSVKLAEEQGLSGDVLHIIRYHDISYQHKPDNILSKLCAGDVGMLRHLLAIAACDTAGKGWTDAQCVQRPQVAEKFRQVCEMAYVNPQFAGVIQQACLEW, encoded by the coding sequence GTGAACGTTCTATGGACACATGACTTTCTGCGCAAGCTCGTGCAGAATGGGGTGTCGGAGGAGAACCAGCCGCTCCTGTTCGATCCCGCCCACCACAACACCACGTGGCACGAGCACTCGCTCATGCGCCACAACGCGTTGGTTGTGGAGTCTGCTCAACGCATCCTGGCACTGACCGGCGTCGACGTGGTAACCGCGGCCGTCTTCCACGATCTGGGGAAGCTCGGCATGTTCGACAACGCGATCGCCACCGGCGACTACTTTTTCGCCGGCCACGAGCAACTCTCGGTCAAGCTGGCGGAAGAGCAGGGTTTGAGCGGTGACGTACTCCACATCATCCGGTATCACGACATCTCGTACCAGCACAAGCCGGACAACATTCTGTCCAAGCTGTGTGCGGGCGATGTCGGGATGTTGCGTCATCTGCTGGCGATCGCTGCCTGCGACACGGCCGGCAAGGGCTGGACGGATGCGCAGTGTGTCCAGCGGCCACAAGTCGCTGAGAAATTCCGGCAGGTATGCGAAATGGCGTATGTCAATCCGCAGTTCGCCGGAGTGATCCAGCAGGCCTGCCTGGAGTGGTAG
- a CDS encoding pilin — MNKKTKNILPRFLTIFALFVVLIIPHISMAVDESEAEAEACVESKILPPCTCDGNCRLEDMLVLGVNIFQMAISLLGAVSVGFIILAGIMMMTSGGSSQRLEMGKKILSGSFVGTAIVMMTWLIINTIYFFAAGGNGTVFGKNWFDLKEYPPIEIIPAVYISDDQGNEVLVTPECSDLKTVAAAYGVPYPRQNSPEVERLKTCIQTNITWSLVDTDQIFTYDVSHDSCNYTRGKPVCETSGKCSHSSKKRPSCHYGGTSGSNGAEAIDYNARDNSLHGETILYNQIKAAVDGPCNSLVGYDLFEIYKKADGSYNHAHTHLSTTACDGN, encoded by the coding sequence ATGAATAAAAAAACAAAGAATATTTTACCCAGATTTTTAACAATATTTGCGTTATTTGTTGTGTTGATAATCCCTCACATCAGTATGGCGGTAGATGAATCTGAAGCAGAGGCAGAGGCATGTGTTGAAAGTAAAATACTTCCTCCTTGCACGTGTGATGGTAATTGTAGACTTGAAGATATGCTTGTTCTGGGAGTAAATATTTTTCAGATGGCAATCAGTTTGCTTGGAGCAGTTTCTGTTGGGTTTATTATCCTTGCCGGTATCATGATGATGACATCGGGTGGAAGTTCACAGAGACTAGAAATGGGTAAAAAGATTCTCTCCGGTTCATTTGTCGGTACAGCTATTGTCATGATGACATGGCTGATTATTAATACAATTTATTTTTTTGCGGCTGGTGGAAATGGAACTGTTTTCGGAAAAAATTGGTTTGATTTAAAAGAATATCCGCCAATAGAAATAATCCCGGCTGTATATATTAGCGATGATCAGGGGAATGAAGTTCTTGTTACACCGGAATGTTCTGATTTAAAAACAGTTGCGGCTGCATACGGAGTGCCATATCCTAGACAGAATTCTCCCGAAGTTGAGAGATTAAAAACGTGTATTCAGACTAATATTACCTGGAGTCTGGTTGATACTGATCAAATTTTTACCTATGATGTTTCACATGATTCATGTAATTATACTCGAGGTAAACCAGTATGTGAAACAAGTGGCAAATGTTCTCATTCTTCCAAAAAGAGACCATCTTGTCACTATGGTGGGACTAGTGGAAGTAATGGTGCAGAGGCAATTGACTATAATGCAAGAGACAATTCACTACATGGGGAAACGATTCTCTATAATCAAATAAAGGCAGCGGTAGATGGTCCGTGTAATTCGCTTGTTGGCTATGATTTATTTGAAATATATAAAAAGGCTGATGGTTCTTATAATCATGCACACACTCATTTGAGTACAACAGCATGTGATGGAAATTAA